One bacterium genomic window carries:
- a CDS encoding zf-HC2 domain-containing protein: MNSRHLNDEHMQNYLDGNLTAAESAEVQGHLAECGSCRQQMEWYQKIYSKLNAEEPEVFSSQWQDRVLQAVEGESLGFLHHQLWQVFVGMAVVLGLFKLSSLFMNYGSVVQVFRRSLLSSFYAIFTGLDFAAGVAARLHSLSLYLPLIASIAAALIFILLLDRLLSKARLRTLVTGK; encoded by the coding sequence ATGAACAGCCGGCATCTGAACGATGAACACATGCAGAATTATCTGGACGGCAACCTGACCGCCGCAGAGAGTGCCGAGGTACAGGGCCATCTCGCAGAGTGCGGCTCATGCCGTCAGCAAATGGAGTGGTACCAAAAAATCTACAGCAAATTGAACGCCGAAGAGCCGGAGGTTTTTTCCTCTCAGTGGCAGGACCGCGTGCTGCAAGCGGTCGAGGGGGAGTCGCTCGGCTTTTTGCATCACCAGCTGTGGCAGGTGTTTGTCGGCATGGCTGTAGTCCTGGGGCTGTTCAAGCTCAGCAGCTTGTTCATGAACTATGGGAGCGTTGTCCAGGTTTTCCGCAGGTCGTTACTTTCATCATTTTATGCGATTTTTACCGGCTTGGATTTTGCCGCCGGTGTGGCAGCCAGACTGCACAGCCTGTCGCTGTATCTGCCCCTCATCGCTTCTATTGCCGCTGCATTGATTTTTATTCTTCTCCTCGACCGGCTTCTCAGCAAGGCCCGCCTGCGAACGCTGGTCACCGGCAAATAG
- a CDS encoding sigma-70 family RNA polymerase sigma factor: protein MLIETVLSGDPYAFRPFILKYERLVGTIVSRMVANRADREDVGQDIFLKLYRHLASFQFNAKLSTWVATVAYNTCLHYLQKKRIPLLADMQDGEQADPFAAVADAQADPARRYEAEELRERIQRAIAGLPPVYATVLALYHMQEMKYQEIAQVMQLPEGTVKSYLFRARNKIQRQLAGLQGEEEL from the coding sequence TTGCTGATTGAGACCGTCCTGTCCGGGGATCCTTATGCCTTTAGGCCGTTCATTCTCAAGTATGAACGGCTGGTCGGAACCATTGTCAGCCGCATGGTGGCCAATCGGGCGGACCGGGAAGATGTGGGGCAGGATATTTTTCTCAAGCTGTACCGTCATCTAGCCTCGTTTCAATTCAACGCAAAACTTTCCACCTGGGTGGCGACGGTCGCCTATAACACCTGCCTGCATTATCTGCAGAAGAAGCGCATTCCGCTGCTGGCGGACATGCAGGATGGCGAGCAGGCAGACCCTTTTGCTGCGGTGGCCGACGCTCAGGCTGATCCTGCCCGGCGCTATGAGGCTGAGGAATTGAGAGAGCGAATCCAGCGCGCCATCGCCGGTCTGCCGCCGGTGTATGCGACCGTGCTCGCGCTCTACCATATGCAGGAAATGAAGTATCAGGAGATTGCCCAAGTGATGCAACTGCCCGAAGGGACCGTGAAGAGCTATCTGTTTCGCGCCCGCAACAAAATCCAACGACAACTGGCTGGTCTGCAGGGCGAGGAGGAGTTATGA